The genomic DNA agctcatcgAGATTCTCATGTCCGTCGACGGGCCAAAATGGCTTCCCAAGGAGAGAGCCGGCTCCTTCTTGTATATCCGCCCCGCCGTGATTGGCACACAGCCCCAGCTTGGTGTCCAGGCTCCCAAGGAAGCGCTTCTTTTCATCACCGCCAGCTTCATGCCGCGCATGGATCTGCCTGTGGGTGGTATGAAGCTGCACACCAACCCCGAGGACATGATCCGCGCGTGGGTTGGCGGCTTCGGTTATGCCAAGGTTGGTGCCAACTACGGACCCAGTCTGTTGGCCACTGCCGAGGCGAGGAGTAGAGGTTTCGGCCAGATCTTGTGGCTGTATGGACCTGAGGGATACTGCACCGAGGCTGGCGCGAGCAACTTTTTCATGCTCTGGAGGACAAAGGAGGgccagctccagcttgtcACGGCGCCGCTGGATGATAAGCTGATTTTGGACGGTGTGACGAGACGCAGTGTGGTTCAGCTTGCGCGGGAGAGGCTGGCGGGTGAgctggaggttgtggagaggAAGTACACTATCGATGAGGTGCTTGAGGCGGATAAGGAAGGAAGGATTGTGGAGGCTTTTGCGGCTGGTACTGCGGTATGTTCTTTTTCTTATCCTCAAAAACAAGTTCTGGAAGTTACGGGTTACTGACGTgattttttttgattttttttggcaACAGTTCTTCATCTGCCCCGTCTCCGAGATCCACCACCGCGGCATCGACGTCAAGATCCCCAtgggcaaggagggcaaAATTGGCCACTACACTGCCAAGCTCAAGGGCTTCGTCGGGGACATCATGTACGGCAACGAGCAGCATCCTTGGGGTGTTGTCATCCAGGAGCAGGAGTAGAGCGGTTTGTGTTTGAGGAGCA from Podospora pseudoanserina strain CBS 124.78 chromosome 2, whole genome shotgun sequence includes the following:
- a CDS encoding hypothetical protein (COG:E; EggNog:ENOG503NVAU): MTVPQKRPAEDLTVTALDNRIAEEPALNGHSNGANGHAISSLPTLDASKITITRADPNARTVPTEAEANSGNETICTDHMITVSWTAAKGWANPELKPYGPLSLMPTASVLHYATECFEGLKAFRGYDGKLRLFRPDCNAERMLMSTLRISLPGFDPKELEKLIEILMSVDGPKWLPKERAGSFLYIRPAVIGTQPQLGVQAPKEALLFITASFMPRMDLPVGGMKLHTNPEDMIRAWVGGFGYAKVGANYGPSLLATAEARSRGFGQILWLYGPEGYCTEAGASNFFMLWRTKEGQLQLVTAPLDDKLILDGVTRRSVVQLARERLAGELEVVERKYTIDEVLEADKEGRIVEAFAAGTAFFICPVSEIHHRGIDVKIPMGKEGKIGHYTAKLKGFVGDIMYGNEQHPWGVVIQEQE